A part of Streptomyces sp. NBC_00557 genomic DNA contains:
- a CDS encoding ArnT family glycosyltransferase, translating into MTVHQEDSRTPVWGPPPTAPPRAPEAGAPKQPVARRLWCGRPEDPRWARPAFLGLLAATLLLYLCNLSASGYANSFYSAAVQAGSRSWKAFFFGSLDAGNAITVDKPSAFLWPMELSVRVFGLNSWAILTPQVLMGVGTVAVVYAAVRRRFSPAAGLIAGAVLALTPVAALMFRFDNPDAMLALLMALACYFVVRAVEDGRTGWLVRAGTAIGFAFLAKTLQAFLILPPLALVYAVCGPVRLRRRLGQLALATLALVVSGGWWVAIVELWPASSRPYIGGSQNNSFLELTFGYNGLGRINGDETGSVGGGGGAGGSGRWGATGWDRMFDSEIGGQISWLLPAALILLVAGLWATRKRGRTSVTRASFLVWGCSLLMTAAVFSYMAGIFHQYYTVALAPYLAAVVGMGAGLLWEKRRELWASVTLAASVVAAAAWGYALLNRTSGYLPWLKWLVLTGGLAAALGLVFAGRISRPLALGAAAVGLAAALAGPTAYTLSTVDSAHTGSIPTAGPAGASTMGFGGGRGPGGGTGGMRGGFGGAGTPGQPGQGGQGQQNGGGFPGGGTGGFPGGGMPGQNRQNGNGNAQGQGRTGGGFPGRTGDGGGMGGAGGLLNGANVSSAAKKLLEQDAATYTWVAASIGSQNAASYQLATGDPVMAIGGFNGTDPSPTLARFKKYVAEGRIHYFIAGGGMGGGMGGSGSGSAAQISSWVQSTFKKVTAGSATFYDLTRKAG; encoded by the coding sequence ATGACCGTCCACCAGGAAGACAGCCGTACGCCCGTCTGGGGGCCGCCGCCGACCGCCCCGCCGCGCGCCCCCGAGGCCGGTGCGCCCAAGCAGCCGGTCGCCCGCAGACTGTGGTGCGGCCGGCCCGAGGACCCGCGCTGGGCGCGCCCCGCCTTCCTCGGTCTGCTGGCCGCCACCCTCCTGCTCTACCTCTGCAACCTCAGCGCCTCCGGCTACGCCAACTCCTTCTACTCGGCCGCCGTGCAGGCCGGCAGCAGGTCGTGGAAGGCGTTCTTCTTCGGCTCGCTGGACGCGGGCAACGCCATCACCGTCGACAAGCCGTCGGCCTTCCTGTGGCCGATGGAGCTGTCGGTGCGGGTCTTCGGGCTGAACTCCTGGGCGATCCTCACGCCCCAGGTGCTGATGGGCGTCGGCACGGTGGCGGTCGTGTACGCGGCCGTGCGCCGCCGCTTCAGCCCGGCCGCCGGTCTGATCGCGGGCGCGGTGCTCGCGCTCACCCCGGTCGCCGCGCTGATGTTCCGGTTCGACAACCCGGACGCGATGCTGGCCCTGCTGATGGCGCTGGCCTGCTACTTCGTCGTACGGGCCGTGGAGGACGGGCGGACCGGGTGGCTGGTGCGGGCGGGCACCGCGATCGGCTTCGCCTTTCTCGCCAAGACGCTCCAGGCCTTCCTGATCCTTCCGCCGCTGGCGCTCGTGTACGCGGTCTGCGGGCCGGTGCGGCTGCGCAGGCGGCTGGGTCAACTGGCGCTCGCCACCCTCGCGCTGGTCGTCTCCGGCGGCTGGTGGGTCGCGATCGTCGAGCTGTGGCCGGCCTCCTCCCGCCCCTACATCGGCGGTTCGCAGAACAACAGCTTCCTGGAGCTGACCTTCGGCTACAACGGCCTCGGCCGCATCAACGGCGACGAGACCGGCAGCGTCGGCGGCGGGGGCGGCGCGGGCGGCTCCGGCCGCTGGGGCGCCACCGGGTGGGACCGGATGTTCGACTCCGAGATCGGCGGCCAGATCTCCTGGCTGCTCCCGGCCGCGCTGATCCTGCTGGTCGCGGGCCTGTGGGCGACGCGGAAGCGGGGCCGCACGTCCGTCACGCGCGCCTCGTTCCTCGTCTGGGGCTGCTCGCTGCTGATGACCGCGGCGGTCTTCAGCTACATGGCGGGCATCTTCCACCAGTACTACACGGTGGCCCTCGCGCCCTACCTCGCGGCCGTCGTCGGCATGGGCGCCGGGCTGCTGTGGGAGAAGCGGCGGGAGCTGTGGGCGTCGGTCACCCTGGCCGCCTCCGTGGTCGCGGCGGCCGCGTGGGGCTACGCCCTGCTCAACCGCACCTCCGGCTATCTGCCCTGGCTGAAGTGGCTGGTGCTGACCGGCGGCCTGGCGGCCGCGCTGGGGCTGGTCTTCGCCGGCCGGATCTCCCGCCCGTTGGCCCTCGGGGCGGCGGCGGTGGGCCTGGCGGCCGCGCTCGCCGGTCCGACCGCGTACACGCTCAGCACGGTGGACTCCGCGCACACCGGCTCCATTCCGACGGCGGGTCCGGCGGGCGCGAGCACGATGGGCTTCGGCGGCGGCCGGGGTCCCGGCGGCGGCACCGGCGGCATGCGCGGCGGCTTCGGCGGCGCGGGCACGCCCGGTCAGCCGGGCCAGGGCGGGCAGGGGCAGCAGAACGGCGGCGGCTTCCCCGGCGGCGGCACCGGCGGCTTCCCCGGCGGAGGCATGCCGGGCCAGAACCGGCAGAACGGCAACGGGAACGCGCAGGGACAGGGACGAACCGGCGGCGGCTTCCCCGGCCGGACGGGCGACGGCGGCGGTATGGGCGGGGCCGGCGGCCTGCTGAACGGCGCGAACGTGTCCTCGGCCGCCAAGAAGCTGCTGGAGCAGGACGCCGCGACGTACACCTGGGTGGCCGCGTCCATCGGTTCGCAGAACGCGGCGAGTTACCAGCTCGCCACCGGTGACCCGGTGATGGCGATCGGTGGCTTCAACGGCACCGACCCGTCCCCGACACTGGCCCGGTTCAAGAAGTACGTGGCGGAAGGAAGGATCCACTACTTCATCGCCGGCGGAGGCATGGGCGGCGGCATGGGCGGCAGTGGCAGCGGCAGCGCCGCGCAGATCAGCTCGTGGGTGCAGAGCACCTTCAAGAAGGTCACGGCCGGTTCGGCCACCTTCTACGACCTCACGCGCAAGGCGGGTTAG
- a CDS encoding PPOX class F420-dependent oxidoreductase: MAPNIATNTRVSLDELLDFVRPRHRALLITRRADGGPQASPLTCGVDDSGRIVVSTYPERAKTRNAKRDPRVSLVVLSDEWNGPWVQIDGTAEVVDAPDSVEPLVEYYRNIAGEHPDWDEYRQAMLKQGKSIIRVTPERWGPVATGGFPARLVSDGE; this comes from the coding sequence ATGGCACCGAACATCGCTACCAACACCCGTGTATCGCTGGACGAGCTGCTGGACTTCGTACGGCCCCGGCACCGCGCCCTGCTGATCACCCGCCGCGCCGACGGCGGGCCGCAGGCGTCCCCGCTGACCTGCGGCGTCGACGACTCCGGACGGATCGTCGTCTCCACCTACCCGGAGCGGGCCAAGACCCGCAACGCCAAGCGCGACCCGCGGGTCAGCCTGGTCGTGCTCAGCGACGAGTGGAACGGCCCCTGGGTGCAGATCGACGGCACGGCCGAGGTCGTCGACGCGCCGGACTCGGTGGAGCCGCTGGTGGAGTACTACCGGAACATCGCCGGTGAGCATCCCGACTGGGACGAGTACCGGCAGGCGATGCTCAAGCAGGGCAAGTCCATCATCCGGGTGACCCCGGAGCGGTGGGGGCCGGTGGCGACGGGAGGCTTCCCGGCGCGGCTGGTGTCCGACGGGGAGTGA
- a CDS encoding YceI family protein, with product MGLTAKIRTRDGWAVSHAVVTVTDMTGTQVLRAEADAEGAVRDTTELAPGAYTVIVTAVGYAPVASSAIVTASGRAEIGTVTLARQGGAELPPPGPWTIDPVHSSVAAVAQHLGISSVHGRFTDFGGTIEIAPDDVTKSRVEAVIKAASIDTGNGMRDTHLKSADFLDVEQHPEITYRSTGLTAAGSDRWTVHGELSMHGVVRPVDLDLAYLGTGADPWGGTRAAFRATAELHREDFAMNYNQVLQAGIAAIGTTLKVELDIQAVQGDSLPQA from the coding sequence ATGGGACTGACCGCGAAGATCCGTACGCGGGACGGGTGGGCCGTGTCGCACGCGGTCGTCACGGTGACCGACATGACCGGTACGCAGGTGCTGCGCGCCGAGGCGGACGCCGAGGGAGCCGTACGGGACACCACCGAGCTGGCGCCGGGGGCGTACACCGTGATCGTGACGGCCGTCGGCTACGCGCCCGTGGCCTCCTCGGCGATCGTGACCGCGAGCGGCCGGGCCGAGATCGGCACGGTCACGCTGGCCCGGCAGGGCGGTGCCGAACTGCCGCCGCCCGGCCCCTGGACCATCGACCCGGTGCACTCCTCCGTCGCCGCCGTCGCCCAGCACCTGGGGATCTCCAGCGTGCACGGCCGGTTCACCGACTTCGGCGGCACCATCGAGATCGCGCCGGACGACGTCACCAAGTCCCGAGTGGAGGCGGTGATCAAGGCCGCGTCGATCGACACGGGCAACGGCATGCGCGACACCCACCTGAAGTCCGCGGACTTCCTGGACGTCGAGCAGCACCCGGAGATCACGTACCGCTCCACGGGTCTGACCGCCGCGGGCTCCGACCGCTGGACGGTGCACGGCGAGCTGTCCATGCACGGCGTCGTACGACCGGTGGACCTCGACCTCGCCTACCTCGGCACCGGCGCCGACCCGTGGGGCGGCACGCGCGCCGCGTTCCGCGCGACGGCCGAGCTGCACCGCGAGGACTTCGCCATGAACTACAACCAGGTCCTGCAGGCCGGCATCGCCGCGATCGGCACGACGCTGAAGGTGGAGCTGGACATCCAGGCGGTGCAGGGCGACTCGCTGCCGCAGGCGTAG
- a CDS encoding MFS transporter, whose product MATTTPAGVRAHAKHGGGSHGDAPMTHRQIMEALSGLLLGMFVAILSSTIVSNALPHIIGDLGGGQSAYTWVVTAALLSMTAATPLWGKLADLYSKKALVQIALIIYVVASMAAGLSQNPGMLIACRVVQGIGVGGLSALAQIVMAAMISPRERGRYSGYLGATFAVATVGGPLLGGVITDTSWLGWRWCFYVGVPFAIIALIVLQKTLHLPVVKREVKVDWGGAFFISAAVSLLLIWVTFAGDKYDWISWQTYAMVGGSIVLGAVFVLVEAKASEPIIPLRLFRNRTITLASLASLFVGVAMFTGTVFFSQYFQLARDKSPTMSGVMTIPMIGGLFVSSTVSGQFITRTGRWKAWLVSGGVLVTAGLVLLGGIRYDTDYWKMAVFMALLGLGIGMMMQNLVLATQNQVAPSDLGSASSTVTFFRSLGGAVGVSALGAVMSRRITHYVHDGVAALSPRYRAALAGSSGSTDSIPDMNKLPAPIRTLLESAYGHGIADVFFIAGCLAAAAFLITLFIKEVPLKTKGALAQAAAGDAPAEVPAEAAPAVEAAAEAPARERVPGWAAPAVPDTSGATATAAQPAATAIATLAEPGAGTGGGTPVHGFVRGAESAPVPQAAVTLISLSGRQLGRAVAQADGSYSVDAPGAGSYVLIASADGYQPQASTVVVGEEPLSYDILLSGTSGLTGVVRAAGSALPVKDAMVIVTDVRGDLLATAATGEQGDFALTDLVPGTVTLAVNASGFRPRALPVEIGATGLTRIEIDLDAGARLQGVVRAPHGPLADARVTLLDQAGNVVGTATTGADGAYAFADLDSGEYTVIATGYPPVATALTVAGSGVDGHDIELAHPGE is encoded by the coding sequence ATGGCAACGACCACACCAGCCGGTGTGCGGGCTCACGCCAAGCACGGGGGAGGCTCCCACGGCGACGCCCCGATGACGCACCGGCAGATCATGGAGGCCCTGTCCGGGCTGCTGCTCGGCATGTTCGTGGCGATCCTGTCGTCCACGATCGTCTCCAACGCCCTGCCGCACATCATCGGGGACCTCGGCGGCGGCCAGTCCGCCTACACCTGGGTGGTCACCGCCGCCCTGCTGTCGATGACCGCGGCCACTCCCCTGTGGGGCAAGCTCGCCGACCTGTACAGCAAGAAGGCCCTCGTCCAGATAGCCCTGATCATCTATGTGGTCGCCTCGATGGCGGCCGGCCTGTCGCAGAACCCCGGCATGCTGATCGCCTGCCGTGTAGTGCAGGGCATCGGCGTCGGCGGTCTGTCCGCGCTGGCGCAGATCGTCATGGCGGCGATGATCTCCCCGCGTGAGCGCGGCCGTTACTCCGGCTACCTCGGCGCCACCTTCGCCGTCGCCACCGTCGGCGGCCCGCTGCTCGGCGGTGTCATCACCGACACCTCCTGGCTGGGCTGGCGCTGGTGCTTCTACGTCGGCGTCCCCTTCGCGATCATCGCGCTGATCGTGCTGCAGAAGACCCTGCACCTGCCCGTGGTCAAGCGGGAGGTCAAGGTCGACTGGGGCGGCGCGTTCTTCATCTCCGCCGCCGTCTCCCTGCTGCTGATCTGGGTCACCTTCGCCGGTGACAAGTACGACTGGATCTCCTGGCAGACCTACGCGATGGTCGGCGGTTCGATCGTCCTCGGCGCGGTCTTCGTGCTCGTCGAGGCCAAGGCGAGCGAGCCGATCATCCCGCTGCGCCTGTTCAGGAACCGCACCATCACGCTGGCGTCGCTGGCCTCGCTGTTCGTCGGTGTCGCGATGTTCACCGGCACCGTGTTCTTCAGCCAGTACTTCCAGCTGGCACGCGACAAGTCCCCGACGATGTCCGGCGTCATGACCATCCCGATGATCGGCGGTCTGTTCGTCTCCTCCACCGTCTCGGGTCAGTTCATCACCCGCACCGGCCGCTGGAAGGCCTGGCTGGTCAGCGGTGGCGTGCTGGTCACGGCCGGACTGGTGCTGCTCGGCGGCATCCGGTACGACACCGACTACTGGAAGATGGCCGTCTTCATGGCGCTGCTGGGTCTCGGCATCGGCATGATGATGCAGAACCTGGTGCTCGCCACGCAGAACCAGGTGGCGCCCTCCGACCTCGGCTCGGCCAGCTCCACGGTCACCTTCTTCCGCTCCCTCGGTGGTGCGGTCGGCGTCTCCGCGCTGGGTGCCGTGATGTCCCGACGGATCACGCACTACGTCCACGACGGCGTCGCCGCGCTCAGCCCCAGGTACCGGGCGGCCCTCGCGGGCAGCTCGGGCTCGACCGACAGCATCCCGGACATGAACAAGCTCCCGGCGCCCATCCGGACGCTGCTGGAGAGCGCCTACGGCCACGGCATCGCGGACGTCTTCTTCATCGCCGGCTGCCTCGCCGCCGCCGCGTTCCTGATCACGCTGTTCATCAAGGAGGTCCCGCTGAAGACCAAGGGCGCGCTCGCGCAGGCCGCCGCAGGGGACGCTCCGGCCGAGGTGCCGGCCGAGGCCGCCCCCGCCGTGGAGGCTGCCGCCGAGGCTCCGGCCCGGGAGCGGGTGCCCGGCTGGGCCGCCCCCGCCGTGCCGGACACCTCCGGGGCCACGGCCACGGCCGCCCAGCCGGCGGCGACCGCCATCGCCACGCTCGCCGAGCCCGGCGCGGGCACGGGCGGCGGCACCCCGGTGCACGGCTTCGTCCGCGGCGCCGAGAGCGCCCCGGTCCCGCAGGCCGCGGTCACCCTGATCTCGCTGTCCGGCCGCCAGCTGGGCCGCGCGGTCGCCCAGGCCGACGGCTCCTACTCCGTCGACGCCCCGGGCGCCGGGTCGTACGTCCTGATCGCCTCCGCCGACGGCTACCAGCCGCAGGCCTCCACCGTCGTGGTGGGCGAGGAGCCGCTGTCGTACGACATCCTGCTCAGCGGCACCAGCGGGCTGACCGGTGTGGTCCGGGCCGCCGGGAGCGCGCTGCCGGTCAAGGACGCCATGGTGATCGTCACCGACGTCCGCGGCGACCTGCTGGCCACCGCCGCCACCGGCGAGCAGGGCGACTTCGCCCTGACCGACCTGGTGCCGGGCACGGTGACCCTGGCGGTCAACGCGAGCGGCTTCCGGCCGCGCGCGCTGCCGGTCGAGATCGGCGCCACCGGGCTCACCCGGATCGAGATCGACCTGGACGCCGGCGCCCGACTCCAGGGCGTCGTCCGGGCCCCGCACGGTCCGCTGGCCGACGCGCGGGTGACGCTCCTCGACCAGGCGGGCAACGTGGTCGGCACCGCCACCACCGGGGCCGACGGGGCGTACGCCTTCGCCGACCTGGACAGCGGCGAGTACACCGTCATCGCGACGGGCTACCCGCCGGTGGCGACGGCCCTGACCGTCGCCGGCAGCGGTGTCGACGGCCACGACATCGAACTCGCCCACCCGGGCGAGTAG
- a CDS encoding MarR family winged helix-turn-helix transcriptional regulator → MAEQAQFEELARQLSAVGAVKRDMGRILPPDCPAGSAAVLTLLGRHGDMRMSKLAELLAVDMSVTSRHVAHVAARGWIERHPDPADKRSRILRLTPAGLEQLHELSRRTTRLLAERLADWTDDEVAQLIRLMARLRASFGDCRATAFRLPAPALEETTRTPAST, encoded by the coding sequence ATGGCCGAGCAGGCGCAGTTCGAAGAGCTGGCGCGTCAGCTCAGTGCCGTCGGAGCCGTGAAACGGGACATGGGGCGGATCCTGCCCCCCGACTGCCCGGCCGGCTCGGCCGCCGTGCTGACTCTGCTCGGCCGCCACGGAGACATGCGCATGAGCAAGCTCGCCGAGCTGCTCGCCGTGGACATGTCGGTCACCAGCCGGCATGTCGCGCACGTCGCCGCGCGCGGCTGGATCGAGCGGCACCCGGACCCGGCGGACAAGCGCTCGCGCATCCTGCGGCTGACGCCCGCGGGCCTGGAGCAACTGCACGAGCTGTCCCGGCGGACCACGCGTCTGCTCGCCGAGCGGCTCGCCGACTGGACCGACGACGAGGTGGCCCAGCTGATCCGGCTGATGGCCCGCCTGCGCGCGTCCTTCGGCGACTGCCGGGCCACCGCGTTCCGGCTCCCCGCTCCCGCACTCGAAGAGACCACCCGTACACCCGCAAGCACGTAA
- a CDS encoding RNA polymerase sigma factor SigF — MSADQGSSKVLTPANSEAAPKELDALDVLDGIEGVTALDAVPAPPAPAAADLPAPPASGDIDTRTLSRSLFLRLAALDENSPERAYVRDTLIELNLPLVRYAAARFRSRNEPMEDIVQVGTIGLIKAIDRFDCERGVEFPTFAMPTVVGEIKRFFRDTSWSVRVPRRLQELRLALTKASDELSQKLDRSPTVTELAAVLGVSEEDVVDGLAVGNAYTASSLDSPAPEDDGGEGSLADRLGYEDAALEGVEYRESLKPLLAKLPPRERRIIMLRFFANMTQSQIGEEVGISQMHVSRLLTRTLAQLREGLISD, encoded by the coding sequence ATGTCCGCAGACCAGGGCAGCTCGAAGGTGCTGACGCCCGCGAACAGCGAGGCAGCGCCCAAGGAGCTCGACGCGCTCGACGTCCTCGACGGCATCGAGGGCGTCACGGCCCTCGACGCCGTGCCGGCCCCGCCCGCCCCGGCGGCCGCCGATCTCCCGGCCCCGCCGGCCTCCGGGGACATCGACACCCGGACCCTGTCCCGCTCCCTGTTCCTGCGGCTGGCCGCACTCGACGAGAACAGCCCCGAACGGGCCTACGTCCGCGACACCCTGATCGAGCTCAACCTGCCGCTGGTCCGCTACGCGGCCGCGCGCTTCCGCTCCCGCAACGAGCCGATGGAGGACATCGTCCAGGTCGGCACCATCGGCCTGATCAAGGCGATCGACCGCTTCGACTGCGAACGGGGCGTGGAGTTCCCGACGTTCGCGATGCCGACCGTGGTCGGCGAGATCAAGCGCTTCTTCCGCGACACGTCGTGGTCGGTGCGCGTCCCGCGCCGCCTGCAGGAGCTGCGCCTGGCCCTCACCAAGGCCAGCGACGAGCTGTCGCAGAAGCTGGACCGCTCCCCGACGGTCACCGAGCTGGCCGCCGTGCTCGGCGTCTCCGAGGAGGACGTGGTCGACGGCCTCGCGGTCGGCAACGCCTACACCGCCTCCTCCCTCGACTCCCCGGCCCCCGAGGACGACGGCGGCGAGGGCTCCCTGGCCGACCGGCTCGGCTACGAGGACGCGGCGCTGGAGGGCGTGGAGTACCGCGAGTCGCTCAAGCCGCTGCTGGCCAAGCTGCCGCCCCGGGAGCGCCGGATCATCATGCTGCGCTTCTTCGCCAACATGACCCAGTCCCAGATCGGCGAGGAGGTCGGCATCTCCCAGATGCACGTCTCCCGGCTGCTGACCCGCACGCTGGCGCAGCTGCGGGAGGGCCTGATCTCCGACTAG
- a CDS encoding RNA polymerase sigma factor SigF — protein sequence MTVSASTAPPQEEAPAPAPDPAPPEKRRGADTRALTQVLFAELKELTPGTPEHNRVRGALIEANLPLVRYAAARFRSRNEPMEDVVQVGTIGLINAIDRFDPDRGVQFPTFAMPTVVGEIKRYFRDNVRTVHVPRRLHELWVQVNSATEDLTTLHGRSPSTAEIADRLRISEEEVLSCIEAGRSYHATSLEAAQEGDGLPGLLDRIGYEDPALDGVEHRDLVRHLLVQLPEREQRILLLRYYSNLTQSQISAELGVSQMHVSRLLARSFQRLRSANRIDA from the coding sequence TTGACCGTGTCGGCCAGTACTGCGCCGCCCCAGGAGGAGGCCCCCGCTCCTGCCCCGGACCCCGCGCCCCCCGAGAAACGGCGCGGGGCCGACACCCGAGCCCTCACCCAGGTCCTCTTCGCCGAGCTGAAGGAGCTGACCCCGGGCACGCCGGAGCACAACCGGGTGCGGGGAGCGCTGATCGAGGCGAACCTCCCGCTCGTGCGCTACGCCGCCGCCCGCTTCCGCTCCCGCAACGAGCCCATGGAGGACGTGGTCCAGGTCGGCACCATCGGCCTGATCAACGCCATCGACCGGTTCGACCCCGACCGGGGCGTGCAGTTCCCGACGTTCGCGATGCCGACCGTCGTCGGCGAGATCAAGCGGTACTTCCGGGACAACGTCCGCACCGTGCACGTACCGCGCCGGCTGCACGAGCTGTGGGTCCAGGTGAACAGCGCCACCGAGGACCTCACCACCCTCCACGGCCGGTCCCCCTCCACCGCCGAGATCGCCGACCGGCTCAGGATCAGCGAGGAGGAGGTGCTCAGCTGCATCGAGGCGGGGCGGTCGTATCACGCCACCTCGCTGGAGGCCGCACAGGAGGGCGACGGGCTGCCCGGCCTGCTGGACCGCATCGGCTACGAGGACCCGGCCCTGGACGGTGTGGAACACCGCGACCTGGTCCGGCATCTGCTCGTCCAACTGCCCGAACGCGAACAGCGGATCCTTCTCCTGCGCTACTACAGCAATCTCACCCAGTCGCAGATCAGCGCGGAACTCGGCGTGTCCCAGATGCATGTCTCGCGCCTCCTCGCCCGCAGCTTCCAGCGGCTGCGCTCGGCGAATCGCATCGACGCATAG
- a CDS encoding Dabb family protein, translated as MIRHLVLFRLNEGVERDDPRVVAGVEAFRALGGQIEELRFWECGWNISDRPIAYDFAINSAVEDADALKRYLEHPAHQAGVAMWREFATWVIADYEF; from the coding sequence ATGATCCGCCACCTGGTCCTCTTCAGGCTCAACGAGGGCGTCGAGCGCGACGATCCGCGGGTCGTGGCGGGAGTGGAGGCCTTCCGGGCCCTCGGCGGGCAGATCGAGGAGCTGCGCTTCTGGGAGTGCGGCTGGAACATCAGCGACCGGCCGATCGCCTACGACTTCGCGATCAACTCGGCCGTCGAGGACGCCGACGCCCTCAAGCGCTATCTGGAGCACCCGGCCCATCAGGCGGGCGTCGCGATGTGGCGCGAGTTCGCCACGTGGGTGATCGCCGACTACGAGTTCTGA
- the tadA gene encoding tRNA adenosine(34) deaminase TadA: MRLALAEAERAVQGGDVPVGAVVLSADGATVLAAGHNEREATGDPTAHAEVLAIRRAAALLGEWRLTGCTLVVTLEPCTMCAGAIVQSRLDRVVYGARDDKAGAAGSLWDVIRDRRLNHRPEVVEGVLAAECAQVLTDFFRGR; this comes from the coding sequence ATGCGACTCGCCCTGGCCGAGGCCGAACGGGCCGTGCAGGGCGGGGACGTCCCCGTCGGCGCCGTCGTGCTGTCCGCGGACGGTGCGACGGTGCTCGCCGCCGGGCACAACGAGCGCGAGGCCACGGGCGATCCCACGGCCCACGCGGAGGTCCTCGCGATCCGGCGGGCGGCCGCCCTGCTCGGCGAGTGGCGGCTGACCGGATGCACGCTCGTGGTCACCCTGGAGCCGTGCACGATGTGCGCGGGCGCGATCGTCCAGTCCCGCCTCGACCGGGTCGTCTACGGCGCCCGGGACGACAAGGCGGGCGCGGCGGGCTCGCTGTGGGACGTGATACGCGACCGCCGGCTCAATCACCGTCCGGAGGTCGTCGAGGGCGTGCTCGCGGCGGAGTGCGCCCAGGTCCTCACGGACTTCTTCCGGGGCCGCTGA
- a CDS encoding tRNA adenosine deaminase-associated protein produces MYFAALLARTEDGWEASDTELDDVETLSDLADLAREASPDEDTVLVLIEQEDAWFGVVRVDGEDDPRIYVSDAAAAQRSAYGELLLTDELLGREPGADDGPDLDSLDLDGTEDGESESDEDDEEPGAAADAVPHSPVGDSQILDDLGISEKELRSLDADDALGTIAEALGASEVLETVR; encoded by the coding sequence GTGTACTTCGCCGCACTGCTCGCGCGCACCGAAGACGGGTGGGAAGCGAGCGACACAGAGCTCGACGATGTGGAGACCCTGTCGGATCTCGCCGACCTGGCCCGGGAAGCCTCTCCCGACGAGGACACGGTGCTCGTGCTGATCGAGCAGGAGGACGCCTGGTTCGGCGTCGTCCGCGTGGACGGCGAGGACGACCCTCGTATCTACGTCTCGGACGCAGCCGCCGCCCAGCGCAGCGCGTACGGCGAGCTGCTGCTCACCGACGAGCTGCTCGGCCGGGAGCCGGGCGCCGACGACGGCCCGGACCTGGACTCCCTGGACCTCGACGGCACCGAGGACGGCGAGTCCGAGTCCGACGAGGACGACGAGGAGCCGGGCGCCGCCGCCGACGCGGTCCCGCACAGCCCCGTCGGCGACAGCCAGATCCTCGACGACCTCGGCATCAGCGAGAAGGAGCTGCGCTCGCTGGACGCCGACGACGCGCTCGGCACGATCGCCGAGGCCCTTGGCGCCTCGGAGGTGCTGGAGACCGTCCGCTGA
- the upp gene encoding uracil phosphoribosyltransferase, with protein MRLHVVDHPLVAHKLTTLRDQRTDSATFRRLADELVTLLAYEATRDVRTEAVGIRTPVAQTTGVKLARPRPLVVPILRAGLGMLDGMMRLLPTAEVGFLGMIRNEETLQASTYATRMPEDLSGRQVYVLDPMLATGGTLVAAIQELIKRGADDVTAVVLLAAPEGVAVMERDLAGTPVTVVTAAVDDHLNEHGYIVPGLGDAGDRLYGAAE; from the coding sequence ATGCGTCTCCATGTCGTCGACCACCCCCTGGTCGCCCACAAGCTCACCACGCTGCGCGACCAGCGCACCGACTCCGCGACCTTCCGCCGGCTGGCCGACGAGCTGGTCACCCTGCTCGCCTACGAGGCCACGCGGGACGTGCGCACCGAGGCCGTCGGCATCCGGACGCCGGTCGCGCAGACGACGGGCGTCAAGCTCGCCCGGCCCCGCCCGCTGGTCGTGCCGATCCTGCGGGCCGGCCTCGGCATGCTGGACGGCATGATGCGGCTGCTGCCGACCGCCGAGGTGGGCTTCCTGGGCATGATCCGCAACGAGGAGACGCTGCAGGCCTCCACGTACGCCACGCGCATGCCGGAGGACCTGTCGGGCCGCCAGGTGTACGTCCTGGACCCGATGCTGGCCACGGGCGGCACCCTGGTCGCGGCGATCCAGGAGCTGATCAAGCGGGGCGCCGACGACGTCACCGCGGTCGTCCTCCTCGCCGCTCCCGAGGGCGTCGCCGTGATGGAACGGGACCTCGCGGGGACGCCGGTCACGGTCGTCACGGCCGCCGTGGACGACCACCTCAACGAGCACGGCTACATCGTGCCGGGACTGGGGGACGCGGGGGACCGGCTCTACGGGGCGGCGGAGTAG